One genomic segment of Pelagerythrobacter marensis includes these proteins:
- a CDS encoding VOC family protein, protein MPKGQIEHANLTVTDPDRSAALFEKLLDWHERWRGPAMLGGETIHVGDERTYLALYTNSDASGGYAKGVPLNHVGLLVDDLDAAEKVVIEAGLKPFSHADYEPGRRFYFFDWDGIEFEVVSYG, encoded by the coding sequence ATGCCCAAGGGCCAGATCGAACACGCCAACCTCACCGTAACCGACCCGGATCGCAGCGCCGCGCTGTTCGAGAAACTGCTCGACTGGCACGAGCGCTGGCGCGGCCCGGCCATGCTGGGGGGCGAGACGATCCACGTCGGTGACGAGAGGACCTATCTCGCGCTCTACACCAATTCCGATGCCAGCGGCGGATACGCCAAGGGCGTGCCGCTCAACCATGTCGGCCTGCTGGTCGACGATCTCGACGCGGCGGAAAAGGTGGTGATCGAGGCCGGGCTGAAGCCATTCTCCCACGCCGATTACGAACCGGGCCGCCGGTTCTATTTCTTCGACTGGGACGGGATCGAATTCGAAGTCGTCAGTTACGGCTGA
- a CDS encoding glutamate--cysteine ligase gives MSTREAAATEDPIIESRDQLVAPMQGGEKPKDAWRIGTEHEKLVYNRSDFHAPSYDESCGIRDLLLNLKQFGWEPVEEGGKVIAMRGADGTVSLEPAGQLELSGAPLENLHETCNETGRHLEQVKAIGECCGVGFLGLGMWPDKAREDLPIMPKGRYDIMVRHMPRVGSLGLDMMLRTCTIQVNLDYGSEADMVKKFRVGLALQPLATALFANSPFTEGKPNGFLSYRSHIWSDTDPHRTGMLPFVFEDGFGYERWVDYMLDVPMYFVFRDGKYIDAAGQSFRDFLDGNLPALPGEKPREGDWWDHLSTAFPEVRLKSFLEMRGADGGPWSRICALPAFWVGLLYDQTALDAAWDLVKDWTMEEREALRNSVPKLALDAPVPGGGTLRELGREVLAISRAGLAARARLNTGGDNETGFLETLDEIVASGKVPAQRLLDLYRGEWAGDVTRVYEQSF, from the coding sequence ATGAGCACACGCGAGGCTGCCGCCACCGAAGACCCGATCATCGAAAGCCGCGATCAACTGGTCGCGCCGATGCAGGGTGGAGAGAAGCCCAAGGATGCCTGGCGCATCGGGACCGAGCATGAGAAGCTCGTTTACAACCGCAGCGATTTCCACGCCCCCAGCTACGACGAAAGCTGCGGCATTCGCGACCTGCTGCTCAACCTGAAGCAGTTCGGCTGGGAACCGGTGGAAGAAGGCGGCAAGGTTATCGCCATGCGCGGGGCCGACGGCACCGTCAGCCTGGAACCGGCCGGCCAGCTCGAACTGTCGGGTGCGCCGCTCGAAAACCTGCACGAAACCTGCAACGAAACCGGGCGCCACCTCGAACAGGTCAAGGCGATCGGCGAATGCTGCGGGGTCGGCTTCCTCGGCCTTGGCATGTGGCCCGACAAGGCGCGCGAAGACCTGCCGATCATGCCCAAGGGGCGTTACGACATCATGGTCCGGCACATGCCGCGCGTCGGCAGCCTCGGCCTCGACATGATGCTGCGCACCTGCACGATCCAGGTCAATCTCGACTATGGCAGCGAAGCGGACATGGTGAAGAAATTCCGCGTCGGCCTGGCGCTGCAGCCGCTCGCCACCGCGCTGTTCGCCAATTCGCCGTTTACCGAAGGCAAGCCCAACGGCTTCCTCTCCTATCGCAGCCACATCTGGTCGGACACCGATCCGCACCGCACCGGGATGTTGCCGTTCGTGTTCGAAGACGGCTTCGGCTACGAACGGTGGGTCGACTACATGCTCGACGTGCCGATGTATTTCGTCTTCCGCGACGGGAAATATATCGACGCTGCGGGGCAGAGCTTCCGCGATTTCCTCGACGGGAACCTGCCCGCCCTGCCGGGCGAAAAACCGCGCGAGGGCGACTGGTGGGATCACCTCTCCACCGCCTTCCCCGAAGTGCGGCTAAAAAGCTTCCTCGAAATGCGCGGCGCCGACGGCGGACCGTGGAGCCGGATCTGCGCCCTGCCCGCGTTCTGGGTCGGCCTGCTCTACGACCAGACCGCGCTCGATGCCGCGTGGGATCTGGTGAAGGACTGGACGATGGAAGAGCGCGAGGCCCTGCGAAACTCGGTGCCGAAACTGGCGCTCGACGCGCCCGTGCCCGGTGGCGGGACCCTGCGCGAACTGGGCCGCGAAGTGCTCGCCATCTCGCGCGCGGGCCTCGCCGCCCGCGCCCGGCTCAACACCGGTGGCGACAACGAAACCGGCTTCCTCGAAACGCTGGACGAGATTGTCGCCAGCGGCAAAGTCCCCGCACAACGCCTGCTCGATCTCTACCGCGGCGAATGGGCCGGCGACGTAACGCGGGTTTACGAACAAAGCTTTTAA
- the soxR gene encoding redox-sensitive transcriptional activator SoxR, translated as MRASDLLPIGALARRTGLSPSAIRFYEDKGLVTAHRTGGNQRRFLRSDIRRLSFILIAQKLGLSLEEIAEQLARLPDGRTPTSFDWWKISEAIRDRLDRRIAQLEAMRDNLDGCIGCGCLSLKHCKLYNPEDRAGEAGPGPRVLRRLEQDGT; from the coding sequence ATGCGAGCCAGCGATCTCCTTCCCATCGGCGCCCTTGCGCGGCGCACCGGCCTTTCCCCGTCCGCGATCCGTTTCTACGAGGACAAGGGGCTGGTCACTGCTCACCGCACCGGCGGCAACCAGCGCCGTTTCCTGCGCTCCGACATTCGCCGGCTCAGTTTCATCCTGATCGCGCAGAAACTGGGCCTTTCGCTTGAAGAGATTGCCGAACAGCTTGCCCGTCTGCCCGACGGGCGGACCCCGACCAGTTTCGACTGGTGGAAAATCAGCGAGGCGATCCGCGACCGGCTCGACCGGCGGATTGCGCAGCTCGAGGCGATGCGCGACAATCTGGACGGGTGCATCGGCTGCGGGTGCCTGAGCCTCAAACACTGCAAGCTCTACAATCCCGAAGACCGCGCGGGGGAGGCTGGCCCCGGCCCGCGCGTCCTGCGCCGGCTGGAGCAGGACGGCACCTAG
- the purB gene encoding adenylosuccinate lyase yields MVPRYARPPMSAIWEPEARYRIWFEIEAHATEKLGELGVVPKSAAKALWDWWATDPKIDVPAIDAIEAVTKHDVIAFLTWVAEQVGDEARFMHQGMTSSDVLDTTLAVQLARASDILLEDLDLLLAAIRRRAEEHKYTPTIGRSHGIHAEPVTFGLKLAQAYAEFARCRKRLVAAREEIATCAISGAVGTFANVDPAVEEHVAERLGLAIEPISTQVIPRDRHAMFFATLAVIAGSIERVAVEVRHLQRTEVLEAEEYFSPGQKGSSAMPHKRNPILTENLTGQARMIRAYALPALENVALWHERDISHSSVERFIGPDATITLDFALARLTGVIDKLLVYPERMQKNLDRMGGLVHSQRVLLALTQAGVSRENAYAIVQRNAMKVWESDGELALLDLLKQDAEVTAALSEAELEEKFDLEYHFRQVDQVFERVFD; encoded by the coding sequence ATGGTCCCCCGTTACGCCCGCCCCCCGATGTCCGCGATCTGGGAGCCGGAAGCGCGCTATCGCATCTGGTTCGAGATCGAGGCCCACGCGACCGAGAAGCTGGGCGAGCTGGGCGTCGTGCCGAAAAGCGCGGCGAAGGCGTTGTGGGACTGGTGGGCGACCGACCCGAAGATCGACGTACCTGCGATCGACGCGATCGAGGCGGTGACCAAGCATGACGTGATCGCCTTCCTCACCTGGGTGGCGGAGCAGGTGGGTGATGAGGCCCGCTTCATGCACCAGGGCATGACCAGTTCCGACGTGCTCGACACGACCCTGGCCGTGCAGCTTGCCCGCGCGTCGGATATCCTGCTGGAAGACCTCGACCTGCTGCTGGCCGCGATCCGCCGCCGCGCGGAAGAGCACAAATATACGCCCACCATCGGCCGCAGCCACGGCATCCATGCCGAACCGGTCACTTTCGGCCTCAAGCTGGCGCAGGCCTATGCCGAATTCGCCCGCTGCCGCAAGCGGCTGGTCGCCGCGCGCGAGGAAATCGCGACGTGCGCGATTTCAGGCGCGGTGGGAACGTTCGCCAATGTCGATCCGGCGGTGGAGGAACACGTGGCCGAGCGGCTTGGCCTGGCGATCGAGCCGATTTCCACCCAGGTCATCCCGCGCGACCGGCACGCGATGTTCTTCGCCACCCTGGCGGTGATCGCGGGTTCGATCGAGCGGGTCGCGGTCGAGGTCCGCCACCTCCAGCGGACCGAAGTGCTGGAGGCGGAAGAATACTTCTCCCCCGGCCAGAAGGGTTCGAGCGCGATGCCGCACAAGCGCAACCCGATCCTGACCGAGAACCTGACCGGCCAGGCGCGCATGATCCGCGCCTATGCCCTGCCTGCGCTCGAAAACGTCGCCCTGTGGCACGAACGCGACATCAGCCATTCCTCGGTCGAACGCTTCATCGGCCCCGACGCGACGATTACCCTCGATTTCGCGCTGGCGCGGCTGACCGGGGTGATCGACAAGCTGCTGGTCTATCCCGAACGGATGCAGAAGAACCTCGACCGCATGGGCGGACTGGTCCATTCGCAGCGCGTCCTGCTGGCGCTGACCCAGGCCGGGGTCAGCCGCGAGAATGCCTATGCCATCGTCCAGCGCAACGCGATGAAAGTGTGGGAATCGGATGGCGAGCTGGCGCTGCTCGACCTGCTGAAGCAGGACGCCGAAGTCACCGCGGCGCTGAGCGAGGCCGAGCTGGAGGAGAAGTTCGACCTCGAATACCACTTCCGCCAGGTCGACCAGGTGTTCGAGCGCGTCTTCGACTGA
- a CDS encoding 16S rRNA (uracil(1498)-N(3))-methyltransferase — MPATPAWPPRSTPRLYIDGEIAPGATVALDPAQARYLVAVMRRGEGDPVRLFDNRTGEYLARIDRADTRKGTAIVEQRLAPREDVPDLWLCASPIQRDNFALVAEKACELGVRRFVPVAMRRSVVRKVNQERLHKRMVEAAEQCGRTALPELAPATDLDRLLHDWPAGRTLFFADELGGTPAPRAFAENPGPAALLVGPEGGFDDAEREAVRALPAARPIALGPRIQRAETAAIAATAVWMATCGDWQAETQS, encoded by the coding sequence ATGCCCGCCACCCCCGCCTGGCCGCCCCGTTCGACCCCGCGCCTCTATATCGACGGCGAGATCGCGCCGGGCGCGACGGTGGCGCTCGATCCCGCACAGGCGCGCTATCTCGTCGCCGTGATGCGGCGCGGCGAAGGCGATCCGGTGCGTCTGTTCGACAACCGCACGGGCGAATACCTCGCCCGCATCGACCGGGCCGACACGCGCAAGGGGACCGCCATCGTCGAACAGCGCCTCGCCCCGCGCGAGGACGTGCCCGACCTGTGGCTCTGCGCCTCCCCGATCCAGCGCGACAATTTCGCCCTCGTTGCGGAAAAAGCCTGCGAACTGGGCGTGCGCCGGTTCGTGCCGGTCGCCATGCGCCGCTCCGTCGTGCGCAAGGTCAACCAGGAACGGCTGCACAAGCGGATGGTCGAGGCTGCCGAACAGTGCGGGCGCACCGCATTGCCCGAACTGGCCCCCGCGACCGATCTCGACCGGCTGCTGCACGACTGGCCGGCGGGCCGCACACTGTTTTTCGCCGACGAACTGGGCGGCACCCCGGCCCCGCGCGCCTTTGCCGAAAATCCGGGCCCGGCCGCGCTGCTGGTGGGGCCCGAAGGCGGCTTCGACGATGCGGAGCGGGAGGCGGTCCGTGCCCTGCCCGCCGCCCGCCCGATTGCGCTGGGCCCGCGCATCCAGCGCGCGGAAACCGCCGCGATTGCCGCCACCGCGGTTTGGATGGCGACCTGCGGCGACTGGCAAGCCGAAACGCAATCGTAG
- a CDS encoding oxygenase MpaB family protein — MSARPPTERLREELVRRVRAVFNEEGQQPVPPSDDALFARDTPIRLVHADIVGMMVGGIRGLLLQMLHPHALQGVLDHSDFRHDMHGRLRRTARFIAVTTFGHRHDAQAAIDRVNRIHRQVGGTLPDGTPYSARDPRTLAWVHVAEATSFLAAYLRYVRPGLPHAARDEYYRQFAVIARALGADPVPESEREAEAIFRDLRADLRGSAQAREVAQFVLTQRPEAAPAALQATLAAEAVGLLPPFARSMLGLERPRLGVLPARAAAWGMGTTLRWAFRQGPRGRVKPDRT; from the coding sequence ATGTCCGCCCGCCCCCCGACCGAGCGTCTGCGCGAAGAACTGGTCCGCCGGGTCCGCGCGGTGTTCAACGAAGAAGGGCAGCAGCCAGTGCCCCCGTCCGACGATGCTCTATTCGCGCGCGATACACCGATCCGCCTGGTCCATGCCGACATCGTGGGAATGATGGTCGGCGGGATTCGCGGCCTGCTGTTGCAGATGCTCCACCCCCATGCGCTTCAGGGCGTGCTCGACCATTCGGATTTCCGCCACGACATGCATGGGCGGCTGCGGCGCACCGCGCGCTTCATCGCGGTTACGACCTTCGGCCATCGCCACGATGCGCAGGCGGCGATCGACCGGGTCAACCGCATCCATCGCCAGGTGGGCGGAACCCTGCCCGATGGCACGCCCTATTCCGCGCGCGATCCGCGCACGCTGGCCTGGGTCCATGTGGCGGAGGCAACCAGCTTCCTCGCCGCCTATTTGCGCTATGTCCGCCCCGGCCTGCCGCACGCCGCGCGCGACGAATACTATCGCCAGTTCGCGGTGATCGCCCGCGCGCTGGGGGCCGATCCGGTACCCGAAAGCGAGCGCGAGGCGGAGGCGATCTTTCGCGATCTGCGCGCCGACCTGCGCGGATCGGCCCAGGCGCGCGAAGTCGCGCAATTCGTGCTGACCCAGCGCCCGGAGGCTGCGCCCGCGGCGCTTCAGGCCACGCTGGCGGCGGAGGCAGTCGGCCTGCTGCCACCTTTCGCCCGTTCGATGCTGGGGCTGGAACGGCCGCGCCTCGGCGTACTTCCGGCGCGCGCTGCGGCCTGGGGAATGGGCACGACGCTACGCTGGGCCTTCCGCCAGGGCCCCCGCGGCAGGGTGAAGCCGGACCGGACCTAG
- the ubiA gene encoding 4-hydroxybenzoate octaprenyltransferase gives MSENIVPDSEHRGLVARLPQVPRDLAQLGRFDRPIGWWLLFWPCAYGLLLAGGAAQWGLLAWLLLGSVAMRAAGCVYNDIVDADLDRKVARTAARPVASGRISKRLAWGWLLALCAVGLIVLLQLRWQAQIVALASLALVAAYPFMKRITWWPQAWLGLVFSWGAPVGWIALRGDNLDALAALYAGCVLWVIGYDTIYALQDREDDALVGIRSSALRLGARVRPGVALFYAGAVALWALAFWLLRADWVALLALIPAAAHLAWQVVTLDPAHPANPLDRFRANRWTGALVAVACFVVGNA, from the coding sequence ATGAGCGAGAACATCGTCCCCGACAGCGAACATCGCGGCCTCGTCGCCCGCCTGCCGCAGGTCCCGCGCGACCTGGCGCAGCTGGGCCGGTTCGACCGGCCGATCGGCTGGTGGCTGCTGTTCTGGCCCTGTGCTTACGGCCTGTTGCTGGCGGGCGGGGCCGCGCAATGGGGGCTGCTCGCCTGGTTGCTGCTGGGCAGCGTGGCGATGCGTGCGGCGGGCTGCGTCTATAACGACATCGTCGATGCCGATCTGGACCGCAAGGTCGCGCGTACCGCCGCGCGCCCGGTCGCGAGCGGGCGAATATCGAAGCGGCTCGCCTGGGGCTGGCTGCTGGCGCTGTGCGCGGTGGGCCTGATCGTCCTGCTCCAGTTGCGCTGGCAGGCGCAGATCGTGGCGCTGGCGAGCCTCGCGCTGGTCGCCGCCTATCCGTTCATGAAGCGGATCACCTGGTGGCCGCAGGCCTGGCTGGGGCTGGTGTTCAGTTGGGGCGCACCGGTCGGCTGGATCGCGCTGCGGGGCGACAATCTGGATGCTCTGGCCGCGCTCTATGCCGGGTGCGTGCTGTGGGTCATCGGCTATGACACGATCTACGCCCTGCAGGACCGGGAGGATGACGCGCTGGTCGGCATCCGCTCTTCCGCCCTGCGGCTGGGCGCGCGGGTCAGGCCGGGGGTGGCGCTGTTCTATGCCGGTGCAGTGGCGCTGTGGGCGCTCGCCTTCTGGCTGCTGCGTGCCGACTGGGTCGCCCTGCTGGCGCTGATCCCGGCGGCGGCGCACCTCGCCTGGCAAGTGGTCACGCTCGACCCCGCGCACCCGGCCAACCCGCTCGACCGTTTCCGGGCGAACCGCTGGACCGGGGCGCTGGTGGCTGTCGCCTGTTTCGTGGTCGGCAACGCCTGA
- the cobS gene encoding cobaltochelatase subunit CobS has product MNDMTDKSFDHASKTVIAAPDTEVDVRETFGIDIDWKVPAFSKPDERTPDRDDAYVFEPQTTMAILAGFAHNRRVMVQGYHGTGKSTHIEQVAARLNWPCIRINLDAHISRIDLVGRDAIVLRDGLQVTEFREGLLPWALQHPVALVFDEYDAGRPDVMFVIQRVLEQAGKLTLLDQNRVIRPDPNFRLFATANTVGLGDTSGLYHGTQAINQGQMDRWNIVVALNYLPADTEQEIVAAKNPDSDPKTIADMIKVADLTRQGFINGDISTVMSPRTVITWAENAAIFKDIGFAFRLSFLNKCDEAERMLVAEYYQRVFGEELPESVVSPA; this is encoded by the coding sequence ATGAACGACATGACCGACAAGAGCTTCGACCACGCGAGCAAGACCGTAATCGCCGCACCCGACACCGAAGTCGACGTGCGCGAGACATTCGGGATCGACATCGACTGGAAAGTGCCCGCGTTCTCGAAGCCCGACGAACGCACGCCCGACCGCGACGATGCCTACGTGTTCGAACCGCAGACCACGATGGCGATCCTGGCGGGGTTCGCCCACAATCGCCGCGTGATGGTTCAGGGCTATCACGGTACGGGCAAGTCGACGCATATCGAACAGGTTGCCGCGCGGCTCAACTGGCCCTGCATTCGCATCAACCTGGATGCGCATATCAGCCGGATCGACCTGGTCGGGCGCGACGCGATCGTTCTGCGCGATGGCCTGCAGGTCACCGAATTTCGCGAAGGGCTGCTGCCCTGGGCGCTGCAGCATCCGGTGGCGCTGGTGTTCGACGAATACGACGCCGGTCGGCCCGACGTGATGTTCGTGATCCAGCGTGTGCTGGAACAGGCGGGCAAGCTGACCCTGCTGGACCAGAACCGCGTGATCCGGCCCGATCCGAATTTCCGCCTGTTCGCCACCGCCAACACGGTCGGGCTCGGCGACACCAGCGGCCTCTACCACGGCACACAGGCGATCAATCAGGGGCAGATGGACCGGTGGAACATCGTCGTCGCGCTCAATTACCTGCCGGCGGATACCGAGCAGGAGATCGTCGCGGCCAAGAACCCGGACAGCGATCCGAAGACGATTGCTGACATGATCAAGGTTGCCGACCTGACCCGGCAGGGCTTCATCAACGGCGACATTTCGACCGTGATGAGCCCGCGCACGGTCATCACGTGGGCGGAAAATGCCGCAATCTTCAAAGATATAGGCTTCGCCTTCCGTCTCAGCTTCCTCAACAAGTGCGACGAGGCGGAACGGATGCTGGTCGCCGAGTATTACCAGCGCGTTTTCGGCGAGGAACTGCCGGAGAGCGTGGTTTCACCGGCGTGA
- a CDS encoding transglycosylase domain-containing protein, which translates to MTRIFSWLSRDRRTGGDDEPDEPGFYALQDAPGGGWTDADADADAEPDRARRGTETRSSGGRSGGDPWAERLEQLDRYMEDEPKRERKRRRWRWAVRIVAGTLLAFFLLIGWLAVTAPLSRSLEPIAPPQLTLLASDGTPIARNGAVVDEPVRVADLPPHVIEPFLAIEDRRFYSHWGIDPRGIARAAWSNATGGPTQGGSTITQQLAKFTFLTPEQSLTRKAREALIAFWLEAWLSKDEILERYLSNAYFGDNTYGLRAASLHYFYRHPENLKPEQAAMLAGLLQAPSRLAPTRNFDLAEQRMRLVVAAMVDAGYLTGEEAGRLPTPRLDVRTRNELPTGTYFADWALPEARKLTGSGYAEQTIATTLDSRLQGIARDVVARAPLGSAQVALVAMRPNGEVVAMIGGRDYAKSPFNRATQAKRQPGSTFKLFVYLAALEAGMSPEDAIDNSMIETGSYRPRNASGSYSQSLTLEQAFARSSNVAAVRVFEQVGDEAVIDMARRLGVTSPLAEGDPSLALGTSTMTLMELTAAYAGIAANEFPVRPHAFVEEEPGWFDWLWNGKESLSGRRQEQIERLLRSAINRGTGRAAMLRGPNFGKTGTTQDNRDALFVGYAGDLVVGVWVGNDDNSPLAGISGGGLPARIWRDFMARALGETRAPARSRPTPSPDPSGPVQPQDVPQIGDIPLGEDGSRLRVREDGVTLSTDLNGIPVDVRLDRDGVALEPGTTPRDAPAEDTAPR; encoded by the coding sequence ATGACCCGCATCTTTTCCTGGCTCTCGCGCGATCGGCGCACCGGCGGCGATGACGAGCCGGACGAGCCGGGATTCTATGCCCTGCAGGATGCGCCCGGCGGCGGCTGGACCGATGCCGATGCCGATGCCGACGCCGAACCGGATCGCGCGCGCCGCGGAACGGAAACGCGCTCGTCCGGTGGCCGAAGCGGGGGCGACCCCTGGGCCGAACGGCTCGAGCAGCTTGACCGCTATATGGAGGACGAGCCGAAGCGCGAACGCAAGCGCCGGCGCTGGCGCTGGGCAGTGCGGATCGTGGCCGGGACGCTGCTTGCCTTCTTCCTGCTGATCGGCTGGCTGGCGGTGACCGCGCCGCTGTCGCGCTCTCTCGAACCGATTGCGCCGCCGCAGCTCACCCTGCTGGCATCGGATGGCACGCCGATCGCGCGCAACGGCGCGGTGGTGGACGAGCCGGTGCGGGTCGCCGACCTGCCGCCGCACGTGATCGAACCGTTCCTGGCGATCGAGGACCGGCGATTCTACAGCCACTGGGGAATCGATCCGCGCGGGATCGCGCGTGCGGCGTGGTCCAATGCGACCGGCGGCCCGACCCAGGGCGGCAGCACGATCACCCAGCAACTGGCCAAGTTCACGTTCCTCACCCCCGAACAAAGCCTGACGCGCAAGGCGCGCGAGGCGTTGATCGCCTTCTGGCTGGAAGCCTGGCTGAGCAAGGACGAGATCCTCGAACGATATCTGTCGAATGCCTATTTCGGCGACAATACTTATGGCCTGCGCGCGGCCTCGCTCCATTATTTCTACCGCCACCCGGAAAACCTGAAACCCGAACAGGCAGCGATGCTGGCCGGCCTGCTCCAGGCCCCGTCGCGGCTCGCGCCCACGCGCAATTTCGACCTTGCCGAACAGCGTATGCGGCTGGTGGTCGCGGCAATGGTCGATGCCGGGTACCTGACGGGGGAGGAGGCCGGACGCCTGCCGACCCCGCGGCTGGACGTGCGCACGCGCAACGAACTGCCGACCGGGACTTATTTCGCCGACTGGGCCCTGCCCGAAGCGCGCAAGCTGACCGGCAGCGGCTATGCCGAACAGACGATTGCGACCACGCTCGATTCGCGCCTGCAGGGCATTGCCCGCGATGTCGTCGCCCGCGCGCCGCTGGGTTCAGCGCAAGTCGCGCTGGTGGCGATGCGGCCGAATGGGGAGGTCGTGGCGATGATCGGGGGGCGCGATTACGCCAAATCGCCGTTCAACCGCGCGACCCAGGCGAAACGCCAGCCGGGGTCGACCTTCAAGCTGTTCGTCTATCTCGCCGCGCTGGAGGCGGGGATGTCGCCCGAGGACGCGATCGACAACAGCATGATCGAAACGGGCAGCTATCGCCCGCGCAACGCCAGTGGTTCCTATTCGCAGAGCCTGACGCTGGAACAGGCTTTCGCCCGGTCCAGCAACGTCGCCGCGGTGCGGGTGTTCGAACAGGTGGGGGACGAGGCGGTGATCGACATGGCTCGCCGGCTGGGTGTGACCTCTCCGCTGGCCGAGGGCGATCCCAGCCTGGCGCTGGGCACCTCGACCATGACCCTGATGGAACTGACCGCCGCCTATGCCGGGATCGCCGCGAACGAATTTCCCGTGCGCCCGCACGCTTTCGTGGAGGAGGAGCCGGGCTGGTTCGACTGGCTGTGGAACGGGAAGGAAAGCCTGTCCGGGCGCAGGCAGGAACAGATCGAGCGCCTGCTGCGCAGCGCGATCAATCGCGGCACCGGGCGCGCGGCAATGCTGCGCGGGCCGAATTTCGGCAAGACCGGGACCACGCAGGACAACCGCGATGCGCTGTTCGTCGGCTATGCCGGCGATCTGGTGGTCGGGGTGTGGGTCGGCAACGACGACAATTCGCCGCTTGCCGGGATCAGTGGCGGCGGGCTGCCGGCACGCATCTGGCGCGACTTCATGGCGCGGGCGCTGGGCGAAACGCGTGCTCCCGCCCGGTCGCGCCCGACGCCGAGCCCCGATCCGAGCGGGCCGGTGCAGCCGCAGGACGTGCCGCAGATCGGCGATATCCCATTGGGCGAGGACGGATCGCGCCTGCGCGTGCGCGAAGACGGGGTGACCCTTTCCACCGACCTCAACGGCATTCCGGTCGATGTCCGGCTGGATCGCGACGGGGTTGCGCTGGAGCCGGGCACCACGCCGCGCGACGCCCCGGCGGAGGACACTGCGCCGCGCTAG